A genome region from Armatimonadota bacterium includes the following:
- the add gene encoding adenosine deaminase yields MLSDIRILPKVELHLHLETSLRLRRLMQQRLSGDPPLEGAHLVADPLAFRGYDRLRRMRYASRTGRIPDALYTRENITRIAAEMLAAAAAQNIRYLEIRVGGRRGFSVLGVRPMLEAMAAAAGAAAPRTQAGFIVTVVRERGPEEAEQIVQQAVACRDCGVVGIDLAGDEANYPPAMFVRAVDRAREAGLGITVHAGEFTGPASVWTAIYQLGAQRIGHGIRAVEDPELLAYLREHRVTLELCPTSNLRLGLVTSLAEHPMRTLLKAGVPVTVNSDDPVLLGTDLTRELAAVQVALGLSMETVTALMRNAARAAFLPPQQRAALEEEVARPLAAS; encoded by the coding sequence ATGCTCTCCGACATTCGGATCCTTCCTAAAGTCGAGCTGCACCTGCACCTGGAGACCTCGCTCCGCCTCCGCCGGCTGATGCAGCAGCGCCTGTCCGGGGATCCGCCCCTGGAGGGAGCCCACCTGGTGGCCGACCCACTGGCCTTCAGGGGGTACGATCGCCTGCGGCGCATGCGCTACGCCAGCCGGACGGGCCGCATCCCCGACGCCCTGTACACCCGGGAGAACATCACCCGCATCGCCGCCGAGATGCTGGCCGCTGCCGCCGCGCAGAACATCCGATACCTGGAGATCCGCGTGGGCGGGCGGCGGGGATTTTCCGTCCTGGGCGTGCGTCCCATGCTGGAAGCCATGGCCGCCGCCGCTGGGGCGGCCGCTCCACGGACCCAGGCAGGCTTCATCGTCACCGTGGTGCGGGAGCGTGGGCCGGAGGAGGCGGAGCAGATCGTGCAGCAGGCGGTGGCCTGCCGCGACTGCGGGGTGGTGGGAATCGACCTGGCCGGGGACGAGGCCAACTACCCGCCGGCGATGTTCGTGCGCGCGGTGGACCGGGCCCGGGAGGCGGGACTGGGCATCACCGTACACGCGGGGGAGTTCACCGGTCCGGCCAGCGTCTGGACAGCCATCTACCAGTTGGGTGCGCAGCGCATCGGGCATGGTATCCGCGCGGTAGAGGACCCGGAGCTGCTGGCCTACCTGCGGGAGCACCGGGTGACGCTGGAGCTCTGCCCCACCAGCAACCTCCGCCTGGGCCTGGTGACCTCGCTGGCGGAGCATCCCATGCGCACCCTGCTTAAAGCCGGCGTGCCGGTGACCGTGAACAGCGACGACCCCGTGCTGCTCGGTACCGACCTGACCCGGGAGCTGGCGGCTGTCCAGGTGGCGCTCGGGCTGTCCATGGAGACGGTGACCGCGCTGATGCGTAACGCCGCCCGCGCCGCCTTCCTCCCGCCGCAGCAGCGCGCGGCCCTGGAGGAGGAGGTAGCCCGGCCGCTGGCGGCCTCCTGA
- a CDS encoding sigma-70 family RNA polymerase sigma factor, with product MPGRTRRSGSGVSPQSKKFTRLRRPLLATPATPLREDDDSLRRYLEEIGRFPLLTEHEEVALAQRVERGDPEARRRFIEANLRLVVFVAKGFAGRGLPLLDLIQEGNLGLIRAVEKFDWRKGYRFSGYAMWWITQAIARAIANKARAIRLPVHVSDLIRRQTAASHRLAQHLGREPTVEELAQALGLPAARVRELTWLQREPVSLETPVNDEEDTSLGELLAGEDASLEEGAALVELRLLLEEALGALTPRQRQVIRRRFGLGEDRPRTLQEIGREMGLTRERVRQIEAAALGILRRRSEWLRGVVA from the coding sequence GTGCCCGGACGTACACGCCGGTCAGGCAGTGGAGTTTCACCGCAGAGCAAGAAGTTCACCCGGCTGCGACGCCCGCTGCTTGCCACCCCCGCCACGCCTTTGCGCGAGGACGACGACTCTCTGCGCCGCTACCTGGAAGAGATCGGCCGCTTCCCTCTGCTTACCGAGCACGAGGAGGTGGCGCTGGCCCAGCGGGTGGAGCGGGGCGACCCGGAGGCACGGCGGCGGTTCATCGAGGCCAACCTGCGGCTGGTAGTCTTCGTGGCCAAGGGGTTTGCCGGACGAGGCCTGCCGCTGCTGGACCTCATCCAGGAGGGCAACCTGGGGTTGATCCGGGCCGTGGAGAAGTTCGACTGGCGCAAGGGCTACCGGTTCAGCGGGTACGCCATGTGGTGGATCACCCAGGCCATCGCCCGGGCCATCGCCAACAAGGCGCGGGCCATCCGGCTCCCGGTGCACGTCTCAGACCTGATCAGGAGGCAGACCGCCGCATCCCATCGGCTGGCCCAGCACCTGGGGCGGGAGCCCACGGTGGAGGAGCTGGCGCAGGCCCTGGGCCTGCCCGCGGCGCGGGTGCGGGAGCTCACCTGGCTGCAGCGGGAGCCGGTGTCCCTGGAGACCCCCGTTAACGACGAGGAAGACACCTCCCTGGGGGAGCTGCTGGCGGGGGAGGATGCCTCGCTTGAGGAGGGCGCCGCGCTGGTGGAGCTGCGCCTCCTGCTGGAGGAGGCCCTGGGGGCGCTGACCCCGCGGCAGCGCCAGGTGATCAGACGGCGCTTCGGTCTGGGAGAGGACCGGCCGCGCACCCTGCAGGAGATCGGCAGGGAGATGGGGCTGACCCGGGAGCGCGTGCGCCAGATCGAGGCCGCCGCCCTGGGGATCCTGCGGAGGCGGTCGGAGTGGCTGCGCGGCGTGGTGGCCTAG
- a CDS encoding winged helix-turn-helix transcriptional regulator — MEKGTRWRILEEVHRRGRASVADLARSTGVNPATVHHHLARLEREGLVLTEAMRQGPGRPRLVCVLSEQGRGLFPQGYRWLAEEILETLHALEGPGRLNRVLRRVGDRLAARFRSRLGDLAGEERLAEVVAILGEMGFEPSLQRTREGLSLCNRNCPVWGVAQKYPQLCLMEHRLVDTLLVAQTRRTEYRLGGAPVCTYLV, encoded by the coding sequence GTGGAGAAGGGGACGCGGTGGCGGATTCTGGAGGAAGTGCACCGGCGCGGCCGGGCCAGCGTGGCCGACCTGGCGCGCAGCACCGGGGTCAACCCTGCGACCGTGCACCACCACCTGGCCAGGCTGGAACGGGAGGGGCTGGTCCTGACCGAAGCCATGCGCCAGGGGCCGGGACGACCGCGCCTGGTCTGCGTCCTCAGCGAGCAGGGGCGGGGGCTGTTCCCCCAGGGATACCGATGGCTGGCCGAGGAGATCCTGGAGACGCTGCACGCGCTGGAAGGCCCGGGCCGGCTGAACCGGGTGCTCCGCCGGGTAGGGGACCGTCTGGCCGCCCGTTTCCGCAGCCGGCTGGGCGACCTGGCCGGAGAGGAGCGGCTGGCGGAGGTTGTGGCCATCCTGGGTGAGATGGGGTTCGAGCCGTCCCTCCAGAGGACCCGGGAGGGGCTCTCCCTGTGCAACCGCAACTGCCCCGTGTGGGGCGTGGCTCAGAAGTACCCGCAGCTCTGCCTGATGGAGCACCGCCTGGTGGATACCCTCCTGGTGGCGCAGACGCGCCGTACCGAGTACCGCCTGGGGGGAGCACCGGTGTGTACCTACCTGGTTTGA
- the sufC gene encoding Fe-S cluster assembly ATPase SufC, whose amino-acid sequence MADLEIRDLHVQVEEKVILKGVSLAVNKGEIHALMGPNGSGKSTLANVLMGNPFYQVVKGDVLYKGEDLLAMAPDERARRGLFIAFQYPVAIPGVTMASFLRTAVSARRGYDRELMPVAEFQKVLRARIEELKIDPAITGRYVNEGFSGGEKKRAEILQMALLEPEIAIMDETDSGLDIDSVKIVADGVNRMFEAARGQMGILVITHYSRILQFIRPDQVHVMFDGRLVVSGGPELAEELEQSGYEGIKSQVDVVHAEVAESGAVRRAGKVFWVVH is encoded by the coding sequence GTGGCGGACCTGGAGATTCGCGACCTGCACGTGCAGGTCGAGGAGAAGGTCATCCTCAAAGGCGTCTCTCTGGCGGTGAACAAAGGGGAGATCCACGCCCTGATGGGGCCCAACGGCTCGGGCAAGAGCACGCTGGCCAACGTCCTGATGGGTAACCCCTTTTACCAGGTGGTGAAGGGGGACGTCCTGTACAAGGGAGAGGACCTGCTGGCCATGGCTCCAGACGAGCGGGCACGCCGCGGCCTCTTCATCGCCTTCCAGTACCCGGTGGCCATCCCGGGGGTGACCATGGCCTCCTTCCTGCGCACCGCCGTCAGCGCGCGACGCGGCTATGACAGGGAGCTGATGCCGGTCGCCGAATTCCAGAAGGTGCTGCGGGCTCGGATCGAGGAGCTGAAGATCGATCCGGCCATTACCGGGCGCTACGTGAACGAAGGCTTCTCCGGCGGGGAGAAGAAGCGGGCGGAGATCTTGCAGATGGCACTGCTGGAGCCGGAGATCGCCATCATGGACGAGACCGACTCCGGGCTGGACATCGACTCGGTGAAGATCGTGGCTGACGGCGTGAACCGCATGTTCGAGGCGGCGCGGGGGCAGATGGGCATCCTGGTGATCACCCACTACTCCCGGATCCTCCAGTTCATCAGGCCGGACCAGGTGCACGTGATGTTCGACGGGCGGCTGGTGGTCTCCGGCGGCCCCGAGCTGGCCGAGGAGCTGGAGCAGAGCGGCTACGAGGGGATCAAGTCTCAGGTGGACGTGGTGCACGCCGAGGTAGCGGAGAGCGGAGCGGTGCGGCGCGCGGGGAAGGTCTTCTGGGTGGTGCACTGA
- the sufB gene encoding Fe-S cluster assembly protein SufB encodes MATQSPLGIDLEHYKWGFREPERYVFKARPGLDAQVVEQISYLKGEPEWMRAFRLHAYEHWTRRPLPTWGPDLSTINFDEIYYYIQPMEKQSRTWEDLPAEIKRTYDRLGIPEAERKFLAGVGAQYESQVVYHNLKEEWERLGVIFLDTDTAVQKYPDLVREYFGTVVPPEDNKFAALNSAVWSGGSFIYVPEGVRVDIPLQAYFRINAERMGQFERTLIICEPGSYVHYVEGCLPPGELVSTGDRWVNIESVRPGDTVMDSHGNEAVVKSVRARPFKGNMMTIRPLSPANAFQVTPEHPVMAVKRHDVAVRRRARRAWRVEVDTSRLIASKPRFVPAGRLEAGDFLVFPIPKVTRENPRYTQVILRLLGYYLAEGSAYVHNKLNQPVVSFSFNEGEREHIDEVKALVEGFTGKRPMEIRQAARHSVEVRVYSRELMDLCVTECGRGAADKQLSKSIMELPPAQQAHLLDAYLKGDGSVYTRRKHKVVRASTASKQLAWQLQELLARQGHFATISVRRGGKDAIAGREITRRDQYVLYFSPDKQQSEVRRGNGYFLVPIKKITQTPYDGPVFNLELMTAPNAYVTRGFAVHNCTAPIYTTDSLHSAVVEIIVKEGARCRYTTIQNWSPNVYNLVTKRAVAYRDATMEWVDGNIGSKVTAKYPSVYMLEPGAKAEILSVAYAGRGQHQDPGGKVIHAAPYTQSSIVSKSIAKDGGRAGYRGLVKVYSGAKGSRCAVRCDALILDERSRSDTYPYMEIDEEDVQITHEATVSKVSDEQLFYLMARGIKADEAMGMIVRGFIEPITKELPLEYAVELNRLIALEMEGSVG; translated from the coding sequence ATGGCCACGCAGAGCCCGCTGGGCATCGACCTGGAACACTACAAGTGGGGTTTCCGGGAGCCGGAGCGTTACGTCTTCAAGGCGCGGCCGGGCCTGGACGCCCAGGTGGTGGAGCAGATCTCCTACCTGAAGGGCGAACCGGAGTGGATGCGCGCCTTCCGCCTCCACGCTTACGAGCACTGGACCCGCCGCCCCCTGCCCACCTGGGGGCCGGACCTCTCCACCATCAACTTCGATGAGATCTACTACTACATCCAGCCGATGGAGAAGCAGAGCCGCACCTGGGAGGACCTCCCCGCTGAGATCAAGCGGACCTACGACCGCCTGGGCATCCCTGAGGCGGAGCGGAAGTTCCTGGCCGGCGTGGGCGCCCAGTACGAGAGCCAGGTTGTCTACCACAACCTGAAGGAGGAGTGGGAGAGGCTGGGGGTCATCTTCCTGGACACCGACACTGCTGTGCAGAAGTACCCCGACCTGGTGCGGGAGTACTTCGGCACCGTGGTCCCCCCCGAGGACAACAAGTTCGCCGCCCTGAACTCGGCGGTCTGGTCGGGCGGCTCCTTTATCTACGTGCCCGAGGGCGTGCGCGTGGACATCCCCCTGCAGGCCTACTTCCGCATCAACGCTGAGCGCATGGGGCAGTTCGAGCGCACCCTGATCATCTGCGAGCCCGGCTCTTACGTGCACTATGTAGAGGGATGTCTGCCGCCTGGCGAGCTCGTAAGCACCGGAGACCGCTGGGTCAATATCGAGTCCGTCCGTCCGGGTGACACTGTGATGGACAGCCACGGCAACGAGGCGGTCGTCAAGAGCGTTCGCGCCCGGCCATTCAAGGGCAACATGATGACGATCCGCCCGCTGTCCCCCGCCAACGCGTTCCAGGTAACGCCCGAGCATCCCGTGATGGCCGTCAAGCGGCATGATGTAGCCGTGCGACGACGAGCGCGACGGGCATGGCGGGTCGAAGTCGACACCAGCCGGCTGATTGCCAGCAAGCCCCGGTTCGTGCCGGCGGGTCGACTGGAGGCCGGCGACTTCCTTGTCTTCCCGATCCCCAAGGTGACGCGGGAAAACCCGCGCTACACGCAGGTAATCCTGCGACTGCTGGGGTACTACCTCGCAGAGGGCTCCGCTTACGTCCACAACAAGCTTAACCAGCCTGTGGTCTCCTTCAGCTTCAACGAAGGCGAGCGGGAGCACATCGACGAGGTGAAGGCGCTCGTCGAGGGGTTTACCGGGAAGCGACCCATGGAGATTCGGCAGGCGGCGCGCCACTCGGTCGAGGTCAGGGTGTACTCCCGCGAGCTGATGGATCTGTGCGTGACCGAGTGCGGCCGGGGCGCCGCGGACAAGCAGTTGAGCAAGTCTATCATGGAGCTGCCGCCCGCGCAGCAGGCTCACCTGCTTGACGCCTACTTGAAAGGCGACGGCAGCGTCTACACCAGGCGGAAGCACAAGGTGGTACGCGCGTCGACAGCTTCGAAGCAGCTGGCTTGGCAACTGCAAGAGCTGCTCGCGCGCCAGGGGCACTTTGCGACGATTAGCGTGCGCCGTGGGGGCAAGGATGCCATTGCGGGCCGTGAGATCACGCGCCGCGATCAGTACGTCCTCTACTTTTCACCTGACAAGCAGCAGAGTGAGGTACGCCGGGGCAACGGGTACTTCCTGGTGCCGATCAAGAAGATCACGCAAACGCCGTACGACGGTCCGGTGTTCAACCTGGAGCTGATGACAGCGCCGAATGCCTACGTGACCCGCGGGTTTGCCGTGCACAACTGTACCGCCCCCATCTACACCACCGACTCCCTGCACTCGGCGGTGGTGGAGATCATCGTCAAGGAGGGGGCGCGCTGCCGCTATACCACCATCCAGAACTGGTCGCCCAACGTCTACAACCTGGTGACCAAGCGCGCCGTGGCCTACCGCGACGCCACCATGGAGTGGGTGGACGGGAACATCGGCTCCAAGGTCACGGCCAAGTACCCTTCGGTGTACATGCTGGAGCCTGGGGCCAAGGCGGAGATCCTATCCGTGGCCTACGCCGGCCGCGGGCAGCACCAGGACCCCGGGGGCAAGGTGATCCACGCCGCCCCCTACACCCAGTCCAGCATTGTCAGCAAGTCCATCGCCAAGGACGGGGGGCGGGCCGGCTACCGAGGGCTGGTCAAGGTCTACTCCGGGGCGAAGGGGAGCCGCTGCGCGGTACGCTGCGACGCGCTCATCCTGGACGAGCGCAGCCGCTCCGACACCTATCCCTACATGGAGATCGACGAAGAGGACGTGCAGATCACCCACGAGGCCACCGTCTCCAAAGTCAGCGACGAGCAGCTCTTCTACCTCATGGCCCGCGGGATCAAGGCCGACGAGGCCATGGGCATGATCGTCCGCGGCTTCATCGAGCCCATCACCAAGGAGCTGCCCCTGGAGTACGCGGTGGAGCTCAACCGCCTGATCGCCCTGGAAATGGAAGGGTCTGTTGGTTAG